Within the Comamonadaceae bacterium OTU4NAUVB1 genome, the region GCTGCAGGTCGGGCCGCCAACCGGCCACGCGCTCGTCCCGACCTTCGAGCCAGCCGAACAACGCGCGCACCGGGATGGCCGCGCCCGTGGCCGCGGTCACGAGCGCGTCGACGGAGTCGTAGCGGCGCGTCTCGGCGCCGTTGCGCAGCCGCGCCTCGCCCGGTGCCCAGCTCAGTTCCGCCAGCGTGCTGCCGATCGGACTGGTCAGCACCAAGCTGCCGCGCTCCGGCGTGCCGCGCAGGTCGAACAGCGCCGCGAAGCTCTGCGCCGGGTCGCTGTGCACCTGCAGCGACAGCCGGCCGCTCCAGCTGTCGACGCGGGTGACCGTGTCGTGGACCGCGACCGCGGCGGTCGGAGCCTCCGGTCGGGCGACCGGTGAGGCGCACCCGGCCAGCAGCAGCACCAAGCTCCAGCTTCCGAGGGCGGCGGCGAGAGCGGCAGCGCGCGGGGCGACAGAGGCGGTGGTCATCTACAGCTTGACGCGCAGGCGCTTGAGCGTCTCCTGCAACGTCTCGTTCTCCGCGTCGGCGAGCGCGGCTTCGCGCCACACCTTGAGCGCCGCCTCGCGCTCGCCCGCCGTCCACAGCACCTCGCCGAAGTGGGCGCCGATCTCCGGGTCCGGACGACGCTGGTAGGCCGCCGCCAGGATGCCTCGCGCGTTGGCGGTGTTGCCCAGCCGGAACTCGACCCATCCCAGGCTGTCGGCGATGAACGGGTCCTGCGGCGACAGGTCGATGGCCTTGCGGATCAGCGCGCGCGCCTCGTCGAGCCGCAGCTTGCGATCGGCGAGGGAGTAGCCCAGCGCGTTGTAGGCGTTGTGGTTGTCGGGCCGGAGTTCGATCAGGCGTCGCAGCAGACGCTCCATCTCGTCCAGGCGCTGGAGCTTCTCGGCGGTCATGGCCTGGTCGTAGAGCAGGTCGGGATCGTCGGGTTTGGCGATGAGGGCTTCGGCCAGGAAGTCGTAGGCCAGCTGGTACTGCTTGGCTTCGCGCAGGACCTGGAGTTCGGCCTGCTGCTGCCGCGTCTTCTCTTCGGCGGTGCCTGCCGGCAGGGCGCGAACCATTTCGCGCGCCTGCTGTACCTTGCCCTGGCGTGACAGCAACAGGGCACTGCGCAACTGCACGGCGGCGCGGTCCTCGGTACCGTCGATGCGCGAGAGCCAGCGCGCGGCGCCCGTGTAGTCCTTGCGGCGCTCCGCGAGTTGGGAGAGCAGGAGGTAGGCCTGCGTCAGGCCGCGCTTGCTTTCCTCCCGGGCATCGGCCGCGGTCGCCAGTGCCACATAGCGCAATGCCGACTTCTCGGCCGCGGCGTCCTGGCGGGCCTGTCCCTGCAGGCTGGCCAGCAGCACCCAGGGCACGGGCAGGTCGGGCTGTTCGGACGTCAGGCGGGCGAGTTCGGTCGTCGCGTCGGCATAGCGCCGCTGCTCGATCAGGGTCTGCGCGTAGCCGACGCGGATGTCCGGCAGCGCCTTGGCACCGGCGAGGTAACGCTGGACGATCGGTTCGGCCTCCGACTGCCCGAGTCCCATCAGGTCGAGCGCCAGCACGGCCGGTGCCTCGGAAGCGGCATCGGCCGCCTGCCCGGCGACGGCCGCCTGCAGCGCACCGGGCGTGTCGCCGGCCACGATGCGCAGGCGCCCGATGGTGGCCCACGCGATGCCGGCGGTGGCCGGGTTCCTGATCTCGTCCACCAGGGCCGCCTCCACCACGCGGGCGGCGGCCTGCTTGTCGGCGGCACGGCCGTAGTTGCGGGCGATCACGGCCATCAGCACCGGCCGCTCGGGCAGGGGCGCGGCGGCGATCTCCGCGCGCAGCAGCGGCGCCGTCTCCTCGAGGCGGTTGAGCGCGATCAGGATCTGGAGTTCGTAGCGGCGGCCCTCGCGCGTCTCGGGCAGGGTCTGCTGCCAGGCACGCGCCGCGGCCAGCGCGGCCTCGCCCGAACGCGCCTGCAGCGCGATCTCGACGGCCCGCTGGAACAGGGCCTCGTCGCGCGTGCGCCGTGCCGCATCGAGCACCAGCGCATAGCCCGCACCGGGGTCGCCCGAGCGCAACGTGATCTCGCCCATGAGCACTTCGTAGAAGAGCTCGGCCGTCAGGGCAGACTTCCCGGGGACGGGCTTGGCCTCGCCGGGGGCCGCCGCTGGCACGGGGTTGACGATGGGCGCCGGGCTGGTGGGCTGGGCGGGCGCCGGAAGCCCGCTGGGGTCGGGAGCGACGGGCCCGGTCTGCGCCTGCGCCGCGAATGCGAGCAGCGTGAGGGAAATGGCTGCCGCAAGGCGGAATCGTCGGGGCGGTGGGGTCATCGAACTCATAATAATCCAAGGGTTTTCGTGTGCGCGCCGAGAGGACATCGGGTTCCCGGCACCATCCCTTCATCCACGCCCCGGCGTGCTCGCGCTGTCCGTCCACATCCCTTTCACATGCCCGAACTCCCCGAAGTAGAAGTCGCCCGTCGTGGCTTCGTCGACCGCATCGCCGGCGCCCGCATCGACGCGGTGCGCGTGGGCAAGCCGCTGCGCTGGGCGCTCGGCATCGCGCCGGACCTGCTGGTCGGGCGCACGGTGACCACCGTGCGCCGGCGCGGCAAGTACATGCTGATCGACCTCGACGAAGGGTTGCTGCTCCTGCACCTGGGCATGTCCGGCAGCCTGCGCTTCGACGCCGCGCTGCCCGAGCCCGGGTCGCACGATCATTTCGACCTCGCGACCAGCCGTGGCACCCTGCGGCTCAACGACCCGCGCCGCTTCGGCGCGGTGGTGCATGCCGAGCACGAGACCGCTCCCCTGGCCGTCAAGCTGCTCGGCGGACTCGGCATGGAACCGCTGGACGACAGCTTCGATTTCGAGGTCTTCCACGCCGGGCTGCGAAAGCGGCGAGCGCCGATCAAGCAGGTCCTGCTGACGGGCGACGTGGTGGTGGGGGTGGGCAACATCTACGCGTCCGAGGCCCTGTTCCTCTCGGGCATCCGGCCGACCGTCGCGGCATCGCGCATCAGCCGGCCGCGCGCGCTGCGCCTGCACGCCGTCATCCGGGACCTGCTCGCACGCGCGGTCGAACGCGGAGGAACCACGCTGCGCGATTTTTCGAACATCGACGGTCAGCAGGGCCATTTCCAGCTCGACACCACCGTCTATGGCCGGCAGGGCGAGCCCTGCCGTGTCTGTGGTGCGCCCATCCGGCAGATGCGTCAGGGTCAAAGATCGACGTTTTTCTGTCTTAATTGTCAAAAGTACTAATAAATACTGCTTCCTCTTTCGTCGCGTTCTCGAACCCGATGCTATATTTTGTAAGCAACTTTTACATTTCAACTTGAGCCGCTCTTTCAATCAGCAACTCGACCAGCACGGCGTCTGGCGCCGCAACGTCGCCCGACGGCTCGATGAGCTGTCCGGCTGGCTGGGCGAAAACGACCTGCTCGACGTGTCGGTCGCCGAACGCCTGCGCGAACTCGAGACGCAATTGCGCACGAGCAAGGTGATGGTGGCCTTCGTCGCCGAGTTCTCGCGCGGCAAGTCCGAACTCATCAACGCGATCTTCTTCGCCGGCTACGGCCGCCGGATCATGCCGGCGAGCGCGGGCCGCACGACGATGTGTCCGACCGAACTCGGCTACGACGCCGCGCAGCCGCCGAGCCTGCGGCTGCTGCCGATCGAGACGCGGCTGGAGTCCTTCTCCCTGATGCACTGGCGCGAGGAACCCTCGCGCTGGACCGACGTACCCATCGACGTCGACGATGCCGACCAGCTGGTGCAGTCGATGTCGAAGGTGGCGGAGGTGCTCTGGGTGCCGCTGGACGACGCGCGCCGGCTGGGTTTCTGGAACGACAGCACCCCCGACGACAACCCGCGCCGCGACGCCCGGGGTCTGGTGGAGATCCCGCGCTGGCGCCACGCGGTGCTCAACATGCCGCATCCGCTGCTGGAGCAGGGCCTCGTGATCCTGGACACGCCCGGCCTCAACGCCATCGGCGCCGAGCCCGAACTGACCGTGAGCCTGATCCCGCAGGCCCACGCGGTGATCTTCATCCTGGGCGCCGACACGGGCGTGACCCGCTCCGACCTGGCGATCTGGCGCGAGCACCTCGTCACCGACGTGGGCGGCCGCGATACCCGCGTGGTGGTGCTCAACAAGATCGACACGCTCTGGGACAGTCTCAACACGCCCGAGCACGTCGATGCCCAGGTCGAGCGCCAGTGCCGGGGCGCCGCGGAACTGCTGGGAGTGCCGCTCTCGCAGGTGCTGCCGGTGTCGGCGCAGAAGGGCCTGCAGGCCAAGATTCGCCAGGACGCGCCCCTGCTGCAGGCGAGCCGGCTGCCGGCGCTCGAAGCGGTGCTCGGCGAGGGGCTGCTGGGCAACCGCGAGAAGATGCTGCAGGCGGCGGTCCGCTCGGGCATCGCGTCGCTTCGGGTGGAGGGCTCGCGCATCCTGGGCGTGCGCGAGCGCAACCTCGCCGAGCAGACGATCGAGCTCGAGGGCCTGCGCGGGAAGAATTCGGCCGTGATCCGCCAGATGCGCGCGCGCATCGAGCAGGAGCAGGACGAGTTCGAGGGCAGCAACTCGCGCATCCTGGCGCTGCGTTCGGTGCAGGGCAAGCTGCTGCGCGAGGTCTATTCGGTGCTCGGCACTTCGGCCCTGCGCGCCGACATGAGCAAGCTGTCCGACGCCCTCAGGCGTCCGGGCATCAAGTTCAGCGTGCGCAAGATCTACGGCGAGACCTTCGACGCCTTGCGCAACAACCTGCGCGAGGTGCAGTCGACCACCGGCGAGATCCAGTCGATGCTGCACGCGACCTTCCGCCAGCTCAACGCCGAGCACGGCTTCACGCTGCAGGCACCCGCCGAGCCGGACCTGCTGGGCTTCGAGCACCAGCTCGACCAGATCGAGCAGAGCCACATCCACTACCTGGGCGTGGGCAACCTGATCAAGCTCGCGCAGGGCGACTTCTGCGACAAGCTCGTGCGCGCCCTCGCCAGCCGGCTGCGCGTGGTCAACGAGGCGGCCATGACCGAGGTGGAACGCTGGACCAAGAGCGCCGGCGCGCAGCTCGACCAGCAACTCAAGGAACAACGGCGCAATTTCGGCAAGCGCATCGAGTCGGTCGAGCGCATCCAGGGCGCGGCCGGCAACCTGGAGGAGCGCCTCGTGGAGATCGCCACGCAGGAGCGCGCGCTGGTCGGGCTGCATGCGCGGCTGGTCGAACTCACCAGCCAGATCGACGAACACGAGCCGTCCTCACCGTCGCCCTCGTCGTCGGATGGCCGGTTCGAACGCGATGCCGTCGGACAGCGCTGAATCCCCCGCCGCCGCCCTGACACCCTTGCCGCTCCCGCCGATTTCCTCGCCGCTGCCGGACTTCGCCACCCGCGTCGTCGCCTGGCAGGCGACGCACGGCCGCAGCGAACTGCCGTGGCAGAACACGCGCGACCCCTACCGCGTGTGGCTGTCCGAAGTGATGCTCCAGCAGACCCAGGTCGTGACCGTGCTGGGCTATTTCGCCCGGTTCCTGGACCGCTTTCCGGACGTGGCCGCGCTCGCGGCGGGCAGCGAGGACGAGGTCTTGGGCCTGTGGAGCGGCCTGGGCTATTACAGCCGGGCGCGCAACATGCATCGCTGCGCGCAGGACGTGGTGACGCGCTTCGGCGGGGTTTTTCCGCGCACCGCCGCCGAACTGGCCACGCTCCCGGGCATCGGCCGTTCCACCGCCGCGGCCATCGCCGCCTTCTGCTTCGGCGAACGCGTGGCGATCCTCGACGGCAACGTCAAGCGCGTGCTGACGCGGGTGCTGGGCTTCGCCGGCGACATGTCGTCGGCGGCCCAGGAGCGCGCGCTGTGGGACATCGCCGGACAACTGCTGCCGCCCGAGGGCGATCACGCCGCCATCTCGCGCTATACCCAGGGCGTGATGGACCTGGGCGCGACGGTCTGTCTCCCGCGCAGGCCGGCCTGCATCCTCTGTCCGATCGTCGACGTCTGCGCGGCGCGGCTGGAAGGCGACCCTGAGCGCTATCCGGTCAAGACCCGCAAGCTCAAGCGCGGTGCCCAGTCGCTGTGGATGCTGGAAGCGCGCGACAGCGCCGGCAACATCTGGCTGGAGAAGCGGCCGGCCAGCGGGGTCTGGGCAGGACTGCATGCGCCGCCGATGTTCGACAGCCGGGACCTGTTGCTCGATGCGCTGCCGAGCGCCGCGCGCGTCACGGCGCTCGACGAGCAGCCCTTCGTCGCCGTGATGACGCACAAGGACCTCCACATCCATCCGGTCGCCGTGGTGCTCGAGGCGGCGACGGGCTTGCGCGGCCATGACGGCCGCTGGAGGTCCTCGGACGAGTGGACGGTGCTCGGCCTGCCCGCGGCCGTGCGAAAGCGGCTGACGTCGAACCGGGTCCCGTGAGCGTGTGAGCGGATCGCGCCGGAGGCGGGCTCAGACGCCGTCGAGTTCGCGATGCCGCTTGAGCGTGGCCCAGCGCGTCCCGAAGCTGCGCGCGAGCTGCTCGACCAGGAACACCGAGCGATGCTGACCGCCGGTGCAGCCGATCGCCACGGTGACGTAGCTGCGGTGGTCGCTGGCCAGCGCGTCGAGCCAGCGTTCCAGGAACTGCGCGATGTCCTCGTACATGCGCGCCACGTCGGGATGATCGCGCAGCCAGTCGATCACGGGGCCGTCGCGCCCGGTGAGCGGCCGCAGGGCAGGCACGTAATGCGGGTTGGGCAGCATGCGAACGTCGAAGACGTAGTCGGCATCGAGTGGCACGCCGCGCTTGAAGGCGAACGACTCGAACACCAGCGTGAGCGCGCTCTGCGGTGCGGAGATCAGCGCCTTCACGTAACTCTGCAGTTGCGCCGGCCGGATGATGCTGGTGTCGATCACGTCGGCACCGTCGCGCAGGTCGGCGAGCAGTTCGCGTTCCAGGTCGATGGCGTGGATCAGCAGGCGCTGCTGGTCGTTGCCCTCGATGCGCCGGTCCTCGCGCGAGAGCGGGTGGCGCCGCCGGGATTCGGAATAGCGCCGCACCAGGGCCTCGGTGGTGGCCTCCAGGAACAGTGAACGCAAAACCAGTCCCTCGCGCCGCAGACTCTCGAGCTGCTGCGGCACCAGGGGCAGCGAGACGCCGCTGCGCACGTCCATGGCCACCGCCACCTGACGGGCGTCCTGCTGCCGCTGCAACGCGATGAACGGCGCGAGCAGTTCCGGCGGCAGGTTGTCGACGCAGTAGTAGCCCGCGTCTTCCAGGGCATTGAGCGCCACCGACTTGCCCGAGCCGGACATGCCCGTGATCAGCACCAGCTCCAGCGCGGAGGTCGCAGGTGCGTCGGGACCCGGCGCCGGGTCCGCCACCGCCGGGGGACCGGGCGTCGGGGAGGGTGGCAATTCGTCGTTCATGGGGTCCTCGCATCCTGTGGGCCGAGCATCTCGCGCGCATGCGCCAGCGACGTCGTCGACACCCGCTCGCCACCGAGCATGCGGGCGATTTCCTGCACGCGGCGATCGTCCGCGAGGACGGCGACGCCGCTCTCCGTGCGCGCGTCCTCGCCGCCGGCCGCGCGCACCTGTCGCTTGGCCACGAGCAGATGGTGGTCGGCACAGGCCGCCACCTGGGGCAGGTGGGTCACGGCGAGCACCTGTCGGTCGCGGCCGAGCTGCTGCATCAGGCGTCCGACGGTTTCCGCCACCGCGCCGCCGACGCCGGCGTCGACCTCGTCGAAGATCAGCGTCTGGGCCGCGCCGAGCTCGCTGGTGGTCACCGCGATGGCCAGCGCCACGCGCGAAAGTTCGCCGCCCGAGGCCACCTTGCCGATCGGACGCGGCGTGCTGCCCGGGTGCCCGCTGACGAGGAAGGCCACCTCTTCCAGGCCGGCGCGGCCGGGTTGGGCCAGCGGCTGCAGAGCGACCTCGAAGCGGCCGCCCTGCATGCCCAGGCCCTGCATGGCCTGGGTCACGGCCTTCGACAGCCGGGGCGCGGCCTGCGCCCGTGCCTTGCCCAGCGCGCGCGCCTCCTTCAGATAGGCCTGCTGCGCAAGCTGCTCGGCGCGCTCCAGGGCATCGAGGTCACCCTGCGCATCCAGGGCGCGCAATTCGTCCTGCCAGCCAGCGAGCAGTGCCGGCAGATCCTCGGGCGAGCGCTTGTAGCGGCGCGCCAGCGACATCCACAGGCCCATGCGTTCGTCGAGTTCGGCCAGGCGCTGCGGATCGGGGTCGGCGTGGCGCAGGTAGCCGTGCAGCGAATGCGCGGCGTCGGACGCCTGGGCGACGCTGGAGGCCAGCACCTCGGTCAATGCCTTGAACTCGGGCTCGATGTGCTCGCAGTCCTGCAGCAGCGACAGGGCGCGGTGCAGCGCCGCGAGCGCGCCGCCGTCGTCGTCCTCGAGGGCGGTGCGCGCGCCCTCGGCGGCCTCGATCAGCGCCTGCGCGTTGGCGATGCGGGAGTGGCTGGTCGAGAGTTCCTCCCACTCGTCGGCACCCGGCGCCAGCTTGGCGACCTCGCCGATCTGCCACTGCAGCCGCTCGCGCTCGCGCTGCAGGGAATCCTGAGCGCCGCGCGCCGACTGAAGCGCGGCCAGCGCCTGACGCCAGCGCTGCCAGACGCCGTCGAGCGCGTCCCCACGCAGACCGGCGTAGGCGTCGAGCAGGCCGCGCACGGCGTCCGGCCGCGTGAGGCTCTGCCAGGCGTGCTGGCCGTGTATGTCGAGCAGGCGGTCGCCGATCTCGCGCAACTGCGTGGCCGTGGCGGGGCTGCCGTTGATCCAGCCGCGGCTGCGGCCCTGGAGATCGACCGTGCGGCGCAGGAGCAGCGAATCGCCGGCTTCGAAGCCGCCGGCGTCCAGCCATGCGGCGAAATCTGGATCGGTGTCGAATTCGACGCTCACGTCCAGGCGTTCGGCGCCCTCGCGCACCGCACCCGCGTCGGCGCGGTTGCCCAGCGCGAGTTGCAGGGCGTCGATGAGGATCGACTTGCCCGCGCCGGTCTCGCCGGTCAGCACGGTGAAGCCGGCGGAGAGGTCGATGTCGAGCGCGCGCACGATCACGAAATCGCGCAGGGCGATGCGTCTCAATGCCATCAGCGTTCCTGGAAATGCGGGGATGTCGTCGGGGACAGGATGGGAGCGAGGACGCGCATGGTCTAGGAGCCGCCCTCGTTCCAGTGCAGTTTCTTGCGCAGCGTGTCGAAATAGCTCCAGCCGCGCGGGTGCAGGAAGCGCACGCGGTAGTCGGAACGCCGCACCACCACGCGATCGCCGATCTCGACGGAGGCGAGCGACTGCATGTCGAAGTTCGCGCTGGCGCCCCGCCCCGACACCAGCTCGAGCGTGATCTCCTCGGCGTCGGGCAGAAGGATCGGGCGGTTGGACAGCGTGTGCGGTGCGATCGGCACCAGCACCCAGCCTGGAATGGAGGGATGCATCAGCGGTCCGCCGGCCGACAGCGCGTACGCGGTCGAACCGGTGGGCGAGGCGACGATCAGGCCATCGGCGCGCTGGTTCGCGATGAAATTGCCGCCCACCGACACCCGCAGCTCGACCATGCCCGAGGTCGCCCCGCGATTGACGACCACGTCGTTCATGGCCAGCGCATCGAACACGCAATCGCCCTCGCGCATGACCCTCGCATGCATCAGGCTGCGGTGGTCTTCCTCGTACTCGCCCGCGAGCATGGGCACGAGGCGCGACTGGTAGCTGTCCAGGGCGATGTCGGTGATGAAGCCGAGGCGTCCGCGGTTGATGCCGATGAGCGGCACGCCATAGGGCGCCAGCTGGCGGCCGATGCCCAGCATCGTGCCGTCGCCGCCGACCACCAGGCCGAGGTCGCAGCGTTCGCCGATCTCCTCGGCCGTGAGCGACGCGTACCGGCTGGTCTCCACGTGGTCGGCCGTCGAGCGCTCGACCACCACCTCGCAACCCTGGGATTCGAGAAAGGCGCCGATGTCCTCCATGACGCCGTCCTCGGCGCCCGCCTGGGCCCGCTGGCCCGATGCCTGGTATTTGCCGATGAGCGCGACATGCCGGAAACGCGAGGTCATGCGTCAAATTACAACACTAAAATCCGGCGATGCTGGACGACCGGGCCAAGTTGCTTCTCAAGACACTCGTCGAGCGCTACATCGCCGAGGGTCAACCCGTGGGTTCGCGCACGCTCTCGCGCGCTTCGGGGCTGGAACTGTCCCCGGCCACCATCCGCAACGTGATGTCCGACCTGGAAGGACTGGGCCTCATCACCAGCCCCCACACCTCCGCCGGTCGCATTCCCACGGCACGCGGCTATCGGATGTTCGTCGACACCATGCTCACGGCCGAGCGCGAGCAGTTCGCCACGCCGAGCCTCGCGGCCGACCAGCCGCAGAAAGTCATCGCGAACGCGGCGCACCTGCTGTCGAGCCTGTCGCAGTTCGTGGGTGTCGTGATGGCGCCGCGTCGCACCTCGGTCTTCAAGCAGATCGAATTCGTGCGCCTGTCCGATCGCCGGCTGCTGGTGATCATCGTGGCGCCCGACGGGGACGTGCAGAACCGCGTCATCTTTCCCGATACCGACCACACCCAGTCGCAACTCGTGGAGGCGGCGAACTACATCAACGCCCACTATGCCGGGCTGTCCATCGAACAGGTGCGCGACCGGCTGCAGTCGGAAGTGGAGAAGCTGCGTGGCGAGATCGCATCGCTCATGCAGGCGGCGGTGCAGGCGAGCACCGACGCGATGACCGAATCGCAGGATGAGGTCGTCATCTCCGGCGAGCGCAATCTGCTTGCCGTGAGCGATTTCTCCAGCGACATGGGCCAGCTGCGCCGCGCCTTCGATCTCTTCGAACAGAAGGCGCAGCTGGTGCGCCTGCTGGACGTGTCGAGCAAGGCCGAAGGCGTCCGCATCTTCATCGGCGGCGAGAGCCAAGTCGTTCCGTTCGAGGAACTGTCGATCGTCAGCGCCAACTACGAGGTCGATGGCGAAGTCGTGGGCCGGCTGGGCGTGATCGGTCCGACGCGCATGCCCTACGAACGGATGATTCAGATCGTCGACATCACCTCGCGCCTGGTGACCAATGCGCTGACGCATCGCAAGTGACGCGTGGCGGACCACTAGAATCTGCGGCGCGTAGGGGCCGTTAGCTCAGCTGGTCAGAGCAGAGGACTCATAATCCTTTGGTCGTTGGTTCAAGTCCAACACGGCCTACCAGGTGAAAAATGCAATGAAATTTGTGTTTTCGTAGAAATGGCAGATTTCGCATGCTATAATTCGAAGCTCAGCGGCTGTAGCTCAGTTGGATAGAGTACTTGGCTACGAACCAAGGGGTCGTGGGTTCAATTCCTGCCAGCCGCACCATACGGATAGCCCCGGAACAGCAATGTTCCGGGGCTTTTTCCTTTGTGTCACGAATGCCGGTCTTCCTTTCCCGACCAGCCGAACCGGCTTGTTCATGAGGCCGGAAGGCCGACCGCCAAAGAGAAATGGCTCCTTCGCTAAGGAGCCATTTCTCTTTGGCGGGGCTTTTGTCGTGCCCCGCCGTCGCTGCGCGAGGCAGCGGTCCTTCCATTCAC harbors:
- a CDS encoding outer membrane lipoprotein LolB, with the protein product MTTASVAPRAAALAAALGSWSLVLLLAGCASPVARPEAPTAAVAVHDTVTRVDSWSGRLSLQVHSDPAQSFAALFDLRGTPERGSLVLTSPIGSTLAELSWAPGEARLRNGAETRRYDSVDALVTAATGAAIPVRALFGWLEGRDERVAGWRPDLQQVAQGRLRAVRESPQPGADLRIVFERP
- a CDS encoding tetratricopeptide repeat protein, which encodes MTPPPRRFRLAAAISLTLLAFAAQAQTGPVAPDPSGLPAPAQPTSPAPIVNPVPAAAPGEAKPVPGKSALTAELFYEVLMGEITLRSGDPGAGYALVLDAARRTRDEALFQRAVEIALQARSGEAALAAARAWQQTLPETREGRRYELQILIALNRLEETAPLLRAEIAAAPLPERPVLMAVIARNYGRAADKQAAARVVEAALVDEIRNPATAGIAWATIGRLRIVAGDTPGALQAAVAGQAADAASEAPAVLALDLMGLGQSEAEPIVQRYLAGAKALPDIRVGYAQTLIEQRRYADATTELARLTSEQPDLPVPWVLLASLQGQARQDAAAEKSALRYVALATAADAREESKRGLTQAYLLLSQLAERRKDYTGAARWLSRIDGTEDRAAVQLRSALLLSRQGKVQQAREMVRALPAGTAEEKTRQQQAELQVLREAKQYQLAYDFLAEALIAKPDDPDLLYDQAMTAEKLQRLDEMERLLRRLIELRPDNHNAYNALGYSLADRKLRLDEARALIRKAIDLSPQDPFIADSLGWVEFRLGNTANARGILAAAYQRRPDPEIGAHFGEVLWTAGEREAALKVWREAALADAENETLQETLKRLRVKL
- the mutM gene encoding bifunctional DNA-formamidopyrimidine glycosylase/DNA-(apurinic or apyrimidinic site) lyase, whose translation is MPELPEVEVARRGFVDRIAGARIDAVRVGKPLRWALGIAPDLLVGRTVTTVRRRGKYMLIDLDEGLLLLHLGMSGSLRFDAALPEPGSHDHFDLATSRGTLRLNDPRRFGAVVHAEHETAPLAVKLLGGLGMEPLDDSFDFEVFHAGLRKRRAPIKQVLLTGDVVVGVGNIYASEALFLSGIRPTVAASRISRPRALRLHAVIRDLLARAVERGGTTLRDFSNIDGQQGHFQLDTTVYGRQGEPCRVCGAPIRQMRQGQRSTFFCLNCQKY
- a CDS encoding dynamin family protein, whose amino-acid sequence is MSRSFNQQLDQHGVWRRNVARRLDELSGWLGENDLLDVSVAERLRELETQLRTSKVMVAFVAEFSRGKSELINAIFFAGYGRRIMPASAGRTTMCPTELGYDAAQPPSLRLLPIETRLESFSLMHWREEPSRWTDVPIDVDDADQLVQSMSKVAEVLWVPLDDARRLGFWNDSTPDDNPRRDARGLVEIPRWRHAVLNMPHPLLEQGLVILDTPGLNAIGAEPELTVSLIPQAHAVIFILGADTGVTRSDLAIWREHLVTDVGGRDTRVVVLNKIDTLWDSLNTPEHVDAQVERQCRGAAELLGVPLSQVLPVSAQKGLQAKIRQDAPLLQASRLPALEAVLGEGLLGNREKMLQAAVRSGIASLRVEGSRILGVRERNLAEQTIELEGLRGKNSAVIRQMRARIEQEQDEFEGSNSRILALRSVQGKLLREVYSVLGTSALRADMSKLSDALRRPGIKFSVRKIYGETFDALRNNLREVQSTTGEIQSMLHATFRQLNAEHGFTLQAPAEPDLLGFEHQLDQIEQSHIHYLGVGNLIKLAQGDFCDKLVRALASRLRVVNEAAMTEVERWTKSAGAQLDQQLKEQRRNFGKRIESVERIQGAAGNLEERLVEIATQERALVGLHARLVELTSQIDEHEPSSPSPSSSDGRFERDAVGQR
- the mutY gene encoding A/G-specific adenine glycosylase; amino-acid sequence: MSSPLPDFATRVVAWQATHGRSELPWQNTRDPYRVWLSEVMLQQTQVVTVLGYFARFLDRFPDVAALAAGSEDEVLGLWSGLGYYSRARNMHRCAQDVVTRFGGVFPRTAAELATLPGIGRSTAAAIAAFCFGERVAILDGNVKRVLTRVLGFAGDMSSAAQERALWDIAGQLLPPEGDHAAISRYTQGVMDLGATVCLPRRPACILCPIVDVCAARLEGDPERYPVKTRKLKRGAQSLWMLEARDSAGNIWLEKRPASGVWAGLHAPPMFDSRDLLLDALPSAARVTALDEQPFVAVMTHKDLHIHPVAVVLEAATGLRGHDGRWRSSDEWTVLGLPAAVRKRLTSNRVP
- the rapZ gene encoding RNase adapter RapZ translates to MSGSGKSVALNALEDAGYYCVDNLPPELLAPFIALQRQQDARQVAVAMDVRSGVSLPLVPQQLESLRREGLVLRSLFLEATTEALVRRYSESRRRHPLSREDRRIEGNDQQRLLIHAIDLERELLADLRDGADVIDTSIIRPAQLQSYVKALISAPQSALTLVFESFAFKRGVPLDADYVFDVRMLPNPHYVPALRPLTGRDGPVIDWLRDHPDVARMYEDIAQFLERWLDALASDHRSYVTVAIGCTGGQHRSVFLVEQLARSFGTRWATLKRHRELDGV
- the recN gene encoding DNA repair protein RecN is translated as MALRRIALRDFVIVRALDIDLSAGFTVLTGETGAGKSILIDALQLALGNRADAGAVREGAERLDVSVEFDTDPDFAAWLDAGGFEAGDSLLLRRTVDLQGRSRGWINGSPATATQLREIGDRLLDIHGQHAWQSLTRPDAVRGLLDAYAGLRGDALDGVWQRWRQALAALQSARGAQDSLQRERERLQWQIGEVAKLAPGADEWEELSTSHSRIANAQALIEAAEGARTALEDDDGGALAALHRALSLLQDCEHIEPEFKALTEVLASSVAQASDAAHSLHGYLRHADPDPQRLAELDERMGLWMSLARRYKRSPEDLPALLAGWQDELRALDAQGDLDALERAEQLAQQAYLKEARALGKARAQAAPRLSKAVTQAMQGLGMQGGRFEVALQPLAQPGRAGLEEVAFLVSGHPGSTPRPIGKVASGGELSRVALAIAVTTSELGAAQTLIFDEVDAGVGGAVAETVGRLMQQLGRDRQVLAVTHLPQVAACADHHLLVAKRQVRAAGGEDARTESGVAVLADDRRVQEIARMLGGERVSTTSLAHAREMLGPQDARTP
- a CDS encoding NAD kinase encodes the protein MTSRFRHVALIGKYQASGQRAQAGAEDGVMEDIGAFLESQGCEVVVERSTADHVETSRYASLTAEEIGERCDLGLVVGGDGTMLGIGRQLAPYGVPLIGINRGRLGFITDIALDSYQSRLVPMLAGEYEEDHRSLMHARVMREGDCVFDALAMNDVVVNRGATSGMVELRVSVGGNFIANQRADGLIVASPTGSTAYALSAGGPLMHPSIPGWVLVPIAPHTLSNRPILLPDAEEITLELVSGRGASANFDMQSLASVEIGDRVVVRRSDYRVRFLHPRGWSYFDTLRKKLHWNEGGS
- the hrcA gene encoding heat-inducible transcriptional repressor HrcA, translated to MLDDRAKLLLKTLVERYIAEGQPVGSRTLSRASGLELSPATIRNVMSDLEGLGLITSPHTSAGRIPTARGYRMFVDTMLTAEREQFATPSLAADQPQKVIANAAHLLSSLSQFVGVVMAPRRTSVFKQIEFVRLSDRRLLVIIVAPDGDVQNRVIFPDTDHTQSQLVEAANYINAHYAGLSIEQVRDRLQSEVEKLRGEIASLMQAAVQASTDAMTESQDEVVISGERNLLAVSDFSSDMGQLRRAFDLFEQKAQLVRLLDVSSKAEGVRIFIGGESQVVPFEELSIVSANYEVDGEVVGRLGVIGPTRMPYERMIQIVDITSRLVTNALTHRK